A genomic region of Oryza glaberrima chromosome 1, OglaRS2, whole genome shotgun sequence contains the following coding sequences:
- the LOC127762247 gene encoding cyclin-B1-1 isoform X3 → MATRSQNVAAAPQPPQNRGNVAALGKQKAVVAGRPDAKNRRALGEIGNVMNVRLPEGKPLQQAPAGRTANFGAQLLKNAQANAAANKQSAVAPAAVARPAQRQARKAPVKPAPPPPEHVIEISSDSDQSMRQQSEGSASSVRKCSRKKVINTLTSVLTARSKVACGITDKPREVIKDIDKLDCDNELAVVDYIEDIYKFYKVAENECRPCDYIDTQVEINSKMRAILADWIIEVHHKFELMPETLYLSMYVIDRYLSMQQVQRRELQLVNDFILISDSAYTREQILAMEKGILNKLQWNLTVPTAYVFIMRYLKAGASADNKSDKEMEHMAFFFAELALMQYGLVASLPSKVAASAVYAARLTLKKSPLWTDTLKHHTGFTESQLLDSAKLLVTSHSTAPESKLRVVYKKYSSEQLGGVALRSPAVELCK, encoded by the exons atggCGACACGCAGCCAGAACGTCGCTGCCgctccgcagccgccgcagaACAGAG GCAATGTTGCCGCTCTGGGAAAGCAGAAGGCCGTCGTGGCCGGCAGGCCCGACGCGAAGAACCGGCGAGCCCTTGGCGAGATCGGCAACGTCATGAACGTCCGCCTACCGGAAGG CAAGCCTCTGCAGcaggcgccggccggccgcaccGCCAACTTTGGTGCCCAACTGCTGAAGAACGCGCAGGCAAATGCTGCGGCAAACAAG CAGAGTGCAGTTGCACCTGCTGCCGTGGCGAGGCCTGCGCAGAGGCAGGCCAGGAAGGCGCCTGTCAAgcccgcgcctcctccgcccgaGCATGTCATCGAGATCAGCTCTGATTCTGACCAGAGCATGAGGCAGCAGTCGGAGGGCAGCGCCAGCTCTGTCCGCAAGTGCTCGAGGAAGAAGGTCATCAACACCCTCACCTCCGTGCTCACTGCACGATCAAAG GTTGCCTGTGGAATCACTGACAAACCTCGAGAAGTGATTAAGGACATTGACAAGCTCGACTGTGACAATGAGCTGGCTGTGGTGGACTACATTGAGGATATCTACAAGTTCTACAAGGTCGCTGAG AACGAGTGCCGCCCGTGTGATTACATCGACACCCAGGTGGAGATCAATTCCAAGATGAGGGCCATCCTGGCAGACTGGATAATTGAAGTGCATCACAAGTTTGAGCTCATGCCAGAGACCCTATACCTCTCCATGTATGTCATCGACCGGTACCTCTCGATGCAGCAAGTGCAGCGGAGGGAGCTGCAGCTG GTGAACGACTTCATCTTGATATCAGATAGTGCATACACTAGGGAACAGATTCTTGCAATGGAGAAGGGGATTCTGAATAAGCTTCAGTGGAATCTCACCGTTCCTACAGCATATGTCTTCATTATGCGCTATCTGAAGGCGGGGGCGTCTGCAGATAACAAAAGTGACAAGGAG ATGGAGcacatggccttcttcttcgcTGAATTGGCACTGATGCAGTACGGGCTGGTGGCATCCCTGCCTTCCAAGGTTGCTGCCTCTGCTGTCTATGCAGCCAGGCTCACCCTGAAGAAGAGCCCTCTATGGACTGACACTCTCAAGCACCACACTGGATTTACCGAGTCACAGCTATT GGACTCTGCAAAGCTTCTTGTTACCTCACACTCTACTGCCCCTGAGAGCAAGCTGAGGGTTGTGTACAAGAAGTATTCCAGTGAGCAGCTTGGAGGAGTGGCACTTCGCTCACCAGCAGTGGAACTCTGCAAATAA
- the LOC127762247 gene encoding cyclin-B1-1 isoform X2 yields the protein MATRSQNVAAAPQPPQNRGNVAALGKQKAVVAGRPDAKNRRALGEIGNVMNVRLPEGKPLQQAPAGRTANFGAQLLKNAQANAAANKSAVAPAAVARPAQRQARKAPVKPAPPPPEHVIEISSDSDQSMRQQSEGSASSVRKCSRKKVINTLTSVLTARSKVACGITDKPREVIKDIDKLDCDNELAVVDYIEDIYKFYKVAENECRPCDYIDTQVEINSKMRAILADWIIEVHHKFELMPETLYLSMYVIDRYLSMQQVQRRELQLVGVSAMLIACKYEEIWAPEVNDFILISDSAYTREQILAMEKGILNKLQWNLTVPTAYVFIMRYLKAGASADNKSDKEMEHMAFFFAELALMQYGLVASLPSKVAASAVYAARLTLKKSPLWTDTLKHHTGFTESQLLDSAKLLVTSHSTAPESKLRVVYKKYSSEQLGGVALRSPAVELCK from the exons atggCGACACGCAGCCAGAACGTCGCTGCCgctccgcagccgccgcagaACAGAG GCAATGTTGCCGCTCTGGGAAAGCAGAAGGCCGTCGTGGCCGGCAGGCCCGACGCGAAGAACCGGCGAGCCCTTGGCGAGATCGGCAACGTCATGAACGTCCGCCTACCGGAAGG CAAGCCTCTGCAGcaggcgccggccggccgcaccGCCAACTTTGGTGCCCAACTGCTGAAGAACGCGCAGGCAAATGCTGCGGCAAACAAG AGTGCAGTTGCACCTGCTGCCGTGGCGAGGCCTGCGCAGAGGCAGGCCAGGAAGGCGCCTGTCAAgcccgcgcctcctccgcccgaGCATGTCATCGAGATCAGCTCTGATTCTGACCAGAGCATGAGGCAGCAGTCGGAGGGCAGCGCCAGCTCTGTCCGCAAGTGCTCGAGGAAGAAGGTCATCAACACCCTCACCTCCGTGCTCACTGCACGATCAAAG GTTGCCTGTGGAATCACTGACAAACCTCGAGAAGTGATTAAGGACATTGACAAGCTCGACTGTGACAATGAGCTGGCTGTGGTGGACTACATTGAGGATATCTACAAGTTCTACAAGGTCGCTGAG AACGAGTGCCGCCCGTGTGATTACATCGACACCCAGGTGGAGATCAATTCCAAGATGAGGGCCATCCTGGCAGACTGGATAATTGAAGTGCATCACAAGTTTGAGCTCATGCCAGAGACCCTATACCTCTCCATGTATGTCATCGACCGGTACCTCTCGATGCAGCAAGTGCAGCGGAGGGAGCTGCAGCTGGTAGGTGTCTCTGCCATGCTAATAGCTTGCAAGTACGAGGAGATTTGGGCCCCAGAG GTGAACGACTTCATCTTGATATCAGATAGTGCATACACTAGGGAACAGATTCTTGCAATGGAGAAGGGGATTCTGAATAAGCTTCAGTGGAATCTCACCGTTCCTACAGCATATGTCTTCATTATGCGCTATCTGAAGGCGGGGGCGTCTGCAGATAACAAAAGTGACAAGGAG ATGGAGcacatggccttcttcttcgcTGAATTGGCACTGATGCAGTACGGGCTGGTGGCATCCCTGCCTTCCAAGGTTGCTGCCTCTGCTGTCTATGCAGCCAGGCTCACCCTGAAGAAGAGCCCTCTATGGACTGACACTCTCAAGCACCACACTGGATTTACCGAGTCACAGCTATT GGACTCTGCAAAGCTTCTTGTTACCTCACACTCTACTGCCCCTGAGAGCAAGCTGAGGGTTGTGTACAAGAAGTATTCCAGTGAGCAGCTTGGAGGAGTGGCACTTCGCTCACCAGCAGTGGAACTCTGCAAATAA
- the LOC127762235 gene encoding UDP-glycosyltransferase 87A2-like isoform X1: MAASTSAAAAGDEPCRCHVVAVPFPGRGHVNAMMNLSRLLAARGAATVTFVVTEEWLGLLSSSSAPPGVRLRAIPNVIPSENGRAADHAGFLDAVGARMEAPFERLLDRLRLEEKEETAVPVAAFVADFYVPWVVDVGNRRGVPVCSLFPMAAVFFSAYYHFDSLPSWLAKPPHQPVAGATTADNPDQRLEHYISSLASSSIMLSDLKPLIHSERTVEYILACISSIRKAQCLLFTTIYELEASVIDSLESLVTCPVYPIGPCIPYMTLENEHTKSNGEAPGRIDYFAWLDCQPENSVLYVSLGSFVSVSSSQLDEIALGLATSEVRFLWILREQSTRVRELVGNTNKGMILPWCDQLKVLCHPSVGGFLTHCGMNSTLEAVFAGVPMLTLPLFFDQPIDGRLIVEEWKIGVNLRDSTDKDRLIRREEIARAVKRLMASEEAEMKAIRRHALEWKEISHRAVDKGGSSHCNLASLMEMICPSR; this comes from the exons atggccgcctccacctccgccgccgccgccggggacgagcCGTGCCGCTGCCATGTCGTGGCGGTGCCGTTCCCGGGGCGCGGGCACGTGAACGCCATGATGAACCTGAGCCGGCTCCTCGCCGCGCGGGGCGCCGCCACGGTCACCTTCGTAGTCACCGAGGAGTGGctcggcctcctctcctcctcctccgcgccgcccggcGTGCGGCTGCGCGCCATCCCCAACGTCATCCCCTCCGAgaacggccgcgccgccgaccacgcgggcttcctcgacgccgtcggcgccaGGATGGAGGCGCCCTTCGAGCGACTGCTCGACCGGCTCCGGCtcgaggagaaggaggagacaGCGGTGCCCGTCGCGGCCTTCGTGGCCGACTTCTACGTGCCGTGGGTCGTGGACGTCGGCAACCGGAGGGGCGTGCCCGTCTGCTCCCTCTTCCCCATGGCCGCCGTGTTCTTCTCCGCCTACTACCACTTCGACAGCCTCCCGTCGTGGCTCGCTAAACCGCCGCACCAGCCGGTCGCCGGTGCCACAACTG CAGATAACCCTGATCAGAGACTTGAGCACTATATCTCAAGCTTGGCTTCAAGTTCAATAATGTTATCTGATCTCAAGCCTTTAATTCACAGTGAGAGAACAGTGGAGTATATCCTAGCATGTATCTCTAGCATCAGAAAAGCACAGTGCCTCCTATTCACCACCATATATGAGCTTGAGGCCAGTGTAATCGACTCTCTTGAATCATTAGTCACCTGCCCAGTGTACCCAATTGGGCCCTGCATTCCGTATATGACCCTTGAAAACGAGCATACCAAGTCCAATGGAGAAGCTCCTGGACGGATAGATTACTTCGCGTGGCTGGATTGTCAACCTGAGAACTCAGTGCTATATGTTTCTCTTGGCAGTTTTGTCTCGGTGTCATCCTCTCAGCTTGATGAGATCGCCTTGGGCCTTGCCACAAGTGAGGTCAGATTCTTGTGGATTCTTCGTGAACAATCCACTCGAGTGCGAGAACTTGTCGGTAACACCAACAAGGGCATGATACTTCCATGGTGTGATCAGCTGAAGGTTCTGTGCCACCCTTCAGTCGGGGGCTTCCTGACCCATTGTGGAATGAACTCGACGCTGGAAGCTGTCTTCGCTGGGGTACCTATGCTCACCTTACCATTGTTCTTTGATCAACCAATTGATGGCCGGCTAATTGTGGAAGAGTGGAAGATTGGAGTGAACTTGAGGGACTCGACAGACAAGGATCGCCTGATCAGAAGGGAGGAGATTGCAAGGGCTGTTAAGAGGCTGATGGCATCTGAAGAAGCTGAGATGAAAGCAATAAGGAGGCACGCTCTGGAGTGGAAAGAGATTTCTCATAGAGCAGTCGACAAGGGTGGATCTTCGCATTGTAATCTGGCTTCACTGATGGAGATGATATGCCCATCAAGATGA
- the LOC127762247 gene encoding cyclin-B1-1 isoform X1, with the protein MATRSQNVAAAPQPPQNRGNVAALGKQKAVVAGRPDAKNRRALGEIGNVMNVRLPEGKPLQQAPAGRTANFGAQLLKNAQANAAANKQSAVAPAAVARPAQRQARKAPVKPAPPPPEHVIEISSDSDQSMRQQSEGSASSVRKCSRKKVINTLTSVLTARSKVACGITDKPREVIKDIDKLDCDNELAVVDYIEDIYKFYKVAENECRPCDYIDTQVEINSKMRAILADWIIEVHHKFELMPETLYLSMYVIDRYLSMQQVQRRELQLVGVSAMLIACKYEEIWAPEVNDFILISDSAYTREQILAMEKGILNKLQWNLTVPTAYVFIMRYLKAGASADNKSDKEMEHMAFFFAELALMQYGLVASLPSKVAASAVYAARLTLKKSPLWTDTLKHHTGFTESQLLDSAKLLVTSHSTAPESKLRVVYKKYSSEQLGGVALRSPAVELCK; encoded by the exons atggCGACACGCAGCCAGAACGTCGCTGCCgctccgcagccgccgcagaACAGAG GCAATGTTGCCGCTCTGGGAAAGCAGAAGGCCGTCGTGGCCGGCAGGCCCGACGCGAAGAACCGGCGAGCCCTTGGCGAGATCGGCAACGTCATGAACGTCCGCCTACCGGAAGG CAAGCCTCTGCAGcaggcgccggccggccgcaccGCCAACTTTGGTGCCCAACTGCTGAAGAACGCGCAGGCAAATGCTGCGGCAAACAAG CAGAGTGCAGTTGCACCTGCTGCCGTGGCGAGGCCTGCGCAGAGGCAGGCCAGGAAGGCGCCTGTCAAgcccgcgcctcctccgcccgaGCATGTCATCGAGATCAGCTCTGATTCTGACCAGAGCATGAGGCAGCAGTCGGAGGGCAGCGCCAGCTCTGTCCGCAAGTGCTCGAGGAAGAAGGTCATCAACACCCTCACCTCCGTGCTCACTGCACGATCAAAG GTTGCCTGTGGAATCACTGACAAACCTCGAGAAGTGATTAAGGACATTGACAAGCTCGACTGTGACAATGAGCTGGCTGTGGTGGACTACATTGAGGATATCTACAAGTTCTACAAGGTCGCTGAG AACGAGTGCCGCCCGTGTGATTACATCGACACCCAGGTGGAGATCAATTCCAAGATGAGGGCCATCCTGGCAGACTGGATAATTGAAGTGCATCACAAGTTTGAGCTCATGCCAGAGACCCTATACCTCTCCATGTATGTCATCGACCGGTACCTCTCGATGCAGCAAGTGCAGCGGAGGGAGCTGCAGCTGGTAGGTGTCTCTGCCATGCTAATAGCTTGCAAGTACGAGGAGATTTGGGCCCCAGAG GTGAACGACTTCATCTTGATATCAGATAGTGCATACACTAGGGAACAGATTCTTGCAATGGAGAAGGGGATTCTGAATAAGCTTCAGTGGAATCTCACCGTTCCTACAGCATATGTCTTCATTATGCGCTATCTGAAGGCGGGGGCGTCTGCAGATAACAAAAGTGACAAGGAG ATGGAGcacatggccttcttcttcgcTGAATTGGCACTGATGCAGTACGGGCTGGTGGCATCCCTGCCTTCCAAGGTTGCTGCCTCTGCTGTCTATGCAGCCAGGCTCACCCTGAAGAAGAGCCCTCTATGGACTGACACTCTCAAGCACCACACTGGATTTACCGAGTCACAGCTATT GGACTCTGCAAAGCTTCTTGTTACCTCACACTCTACTGCCCCTGAGAGCAAGCTGAGGGTTGTGTACAAGAAGTATTCCAGTGAGCAGCTTGGAGGAGTGGCACTTCGCTCACCAGCAGTGGAACTCTGCAAATAA
- the LOC127762235 gene encoding UDP-glycosyltransferase 87A2-like isoform X2 — translation MAASTSAAAAGDEPCRCHVVAVPFPGRGHVNAMMNLSRLLAARGAATVTFVVTEEWLGLLSSSSAPPGVRLRAIPNVIPSENGRAADHAGFLDAVGARMEAPFERLLDRLRLEEKEETAVPVAAFVADFYVPWVVDVGNRRGVPVCSLFPMAAVFFSAYYHFDSLPSWLAKPPHQPVAGATTDNPDQRLEHYISSLASSSIMLSDLKPLIHSERTVEYILACISSIRKAQCLLFTTIYELEASVIDSLESLVTCPVYPIGPCIPYMTLENEHTKSNGEAPGRIDYFAWLDCQPENSVLYVSLGSFVSVSSSQLDEIALGLATSEVRFLWILREQSTRVRELVGNTNKGMILPWCDQLKVLCHPSVGGFLTHCGMNSTLEAVFAGVPMLTLPLFFDQPIDGRLIVEEWKIGVNLRDSTDKDRLIRREEIARAVKRLMASEEAEMKAIRRHALEWKEISHRAVDKGGSSHCNLASLMEMICPSR, via the exons atggccgcctccacctccgccgccgccgccggggacgagcCGTGCCGCTGCCATGTCGTGGCGGTGCCGTTCCCGGGGCGCGGGCACGTGAACGCCATGATGAACCTGAGCCGGCTCCTCGCCGCGCGGGGCGCCGCCACGGTCACCTTCGTAGTCACCGAGGAGTGGctcggcctcctctcctcctcctccgcgccgcccggcGTGCGGCTGCGCGCCATCCCCAACGTCATCCCCTCCGAgaacggccgcgccgccgaccacgcgggcttcctcgacgccgtcggcgccaGGATGGAGGCGCCCTTCGAGCGACTGCTCGACCGGCTCCGGCtcgaggagaaggaggagacaGCGGTGCCCGTCGCGGCCTTCGTGGCCGACTTCTACGTGCCGTGGGTCGTGGACGTCGGCAACCGGAGGGGCGTGCCCGTCTGCTCCCTCTTCCCCATGGCCGCCGTGTTCTTCTCCGCCTACTACCACTTCGACAGCCTCCCGTCGTGGCTCGCTAAACCGCCGCACCAGCCGGTCGCCGGTGCCACAACTG ATAACCCTGATCAGAGACTTGAGCACTATATCTCAAGCTTGGCTTCAAGTTCAATAATGTTATCTGATCTCAAGCCTTTAATTCACAGTGAGAGAACAGTGGAGTATATCCTAGCATGTATCTCTAGCATCAGAAAAGCACAGTGCCTCCTATTCACCACCATATATGAGCTTGAGGCCAGTGTAATCGACTCTCTTGAATCATTAGTCACCTGCCCAGTGTACCCAATTGGGCCCTGCATTCCGTATATGACCCTTGAAAACGAGCATACCAAGTCCAATGGAGAAGCTCCTGGACGGATAGATTACTTCGCGTGGCTGGATTGTCAACCTGAGAACTCAGTGCTATATGTTTCTCTTGGCAGTTTTGTCTCGGTGTCATCCTCTCAGCTTGATGAGATCGCCTTGGGCCTTGCCACAAGTGAGGTCAGATTCTTGTGGATTCTTCGTGAACAATCCACTCGAGTGCGAGAACTTGTCGGTAACACCAACAAGGGCATGATACTTCCATGGTGTGATCAGCTGAAGGTTCTGTGCCACCCTTCAGTCGGGGGCTTCCTGACCCATTGTGGAATGAACTCGACGCTGGAAGCTGTCTTCGCTGGGGTACCTATGCTCACCTTACCATTGTTCTTTGATCAACCAATTGATGGCCGGCTAATTGTGGAAGAGTGGAAGATTGGAGTGAACTTGAGGGACTCGACAGACAAGGATCGCCTGATCAGAAGGGAGGAGATTGCAAGGGCTGTTAAGAGGCTGATGGCATCTGAAGAAGCTGAGATGAAAGCAATAAGGAGGCACGCTCTGGAGTGGAAAGAGATTTCTCATAGAGCAGTCGACAAGGGTGGATCTTCGCATTGTAATCTGGCTTCACTGATGGAGATGATATGCCCATCAAGATGA